One Nocardioides aromaticivorans genomic window carries:
- a CDS encoding peroxidase family protein has translation MVQWHQNPSLILQLKALSGERDDLRSKNLFEGEGVRPEEDPKETPPEEAVRARTPDGTWNDLGCKHMGAKGTGFGRNAPIERTAPDLKRLLDPDPRVISERLMARDTFKPAGIINGLAAAWLQFENHNWFFHGDGVPDRTIDIPLRDGDDFPENPMRIRSTIPMDGGEITSGCPAPVFANQETHWWDGSQIYGSGRERQDEMRTFVDGKIKVGDDGRLLKSDIPGIDLTGMRENYWVGVGLLHTMFSREHNAVCDALKKAYPSLSDQRLFELGVLVVSALIAKIHTVEWTPCVLRHPALQIGMSANWYGALGETFRSRIGRVGDSEALSGIIGSTADHHSAPFSLTEEFVSVYRMHPLIADDWDFYSLESGEFLEHREFTELQGRYTRDFMDRMEMGDLWYSFGLASAGAVCLKNYPNALRKLTRVDGQVTDLATLDIVRDRERGIPRYNDFREVLRMPRRKSFDDITPDKAWAKELAEIYKGDVDAVDLQIGMQAEKPPKGFGFSDTAFRIFILMASRRLKSDRFFTDDYRPEIYTQVGLDWVNETSMKDVILRHYPELEPVIGDVERVFAPWPQLGEAAPGKRNPVIRLADTVKSYMPLG, from the coding sequence ATGGTCCAGTGGCACCAGAACCCGTCGCTCATCCTCCAGCTCAAGGCCCTCTCCGGCGAGCGTGACGACCTCCGCTCGAAGAACCTGTTCGAGGGCGAGGGCGTGCGGCCCGAGGAGGACCCGAAGGAGACGCCGCCCGAGGAGGCGGTGCGGGCCCGTACGCCGGACGGCACGTGGAACGACCTCGGTTGCAAGCACATGGGGGCCAAGGGCACGGGCTTCGGCCGCAACGCTCCGATCGAGAGGACCGCTCCCGACCTCAAGCGACTGCTCGACCCCGACCCGCGCGTGATCAGCGAGCGCCTGATGGCCCGTGACACCTTCAAGCCGGCGGGCATCATCAACGGCCTGGCGGCGGCATGGCTGCAGTTCGAGAACCACAACTGGTTCTTCCACGGCGACGGCGTCCCGGACCGCACGATCGACATCCCGCTGCGCGACGGTGACGACTTCCCCGAGAACCCGATGCGGATCCGCTCCACCATCCCGATGGACGGCGGCGAGATCACCTCCGGCTGCCCGGCGCCGGTGTTCGCCAACCAGGAGACGCACTGGTGGGACGGCTCGCAGATCTACGGCAGCGGTCGCGAGCGCCAGGACGAGATGCGCACCTTCGTCGACGGCAAGATCAAGGTCGGCGACGACGGCCGCCTGCTCAAGAGCGACATCCCGGGGATCGACCTGACCGGCATGCGCGAGAACTACTGGGTGGGCGTGGGCCTCCTGCACACCATGTTCTCCCGCGAGCACAACGCGGTCTGCGACGCGCTGAAGAAGGCGTACCCCTCCCTCAGCGACCAGCGCCTCTTCGAGCTGGGAGTGCTCGTCGTGTCGGCCCTCATCGCCAAGATCCACACGGTCGAGTGGACCCCGTGCGTGCTGCGCCACCCGGCGCTGCAGATCGGCATGAGCGCCAACTGGTACGGCGCCCTCGGCGAGACCTTCCGCAGCCGCATCGGGCGGGTCGGCGACAGCGAGGCGCTGTCCGGCATCATCGGCTCGACCGCCGACCACCACTCCGCGCCGTTCTCGCTGACCGAGGAGTTCGTCTCGGTCTACCGGATGCACCCGCTCATCGCCGACGACTGGGACTTCTACTCGTTGGAGTCCGGCGAGTTCCTCGAGCACCGCGAGTTCACCGAGCTGCAGGGCCGCTACACGCGCGACTTCATGGACCGCATGGAGATGGGTGACCTCTGGTACTCCTTCGGGCTCGCCTCGGCCGGCGCGGTCTGCCTGAAGAACTACCCCAACGCGCTGCGCAAGCTGACCCGCGTCGACGGCCAGGTCACCGACCTCGCGACGCTCGACATCGTGCGCGACCGGGAGCGCGGCATCCCGCGCTACAACGACTTCCGCGAGGTGCTGCGGATGCCGCGGCGCAAGTCCTTCGACGACATCACGCCCGACAAGGCATGGGCCAAGGAGCTCGCCGAGATCTACAAGGGCGACGTCGACGCGGTCGACCTCCAGATCGGCATGCAGGCCGAGAAGCCGCCGAAGGGCTTCGGGTTCTCCGACACGGCCTTCCGGATCTTCATCCTGATGGCCTCGCGCCGGCTCAAGAGCGACCGCTTCTTCACCGACGACTACCGCCCGGAGATCTACACGCAGGTCGGCCTGGACTGGGTGAACGAGACGTCGATGAAGGACGTCATCCTGCGCCACTACCCCGAGCTCGAGCCCGTGATCGGCGACGTCGAACGGGTCTTCGCCCCCTGGCCGCAGCTCGGTGAGGCGGCTCCGGGCAAGCGGAACCCGGTCATCCGGCTGGCGGACACCGTGAAGTCGTACATGCCCCTGGGCTGA
- a CDS encoding L-serine ammonia-lyase: MALSVFDLYSVGIGPSSSHTVGPMRAAKLFADGLVADGCLDQVARVRAELFGSLGATGHGHGSEKAVVLGLEGEEPATVDIATYDARVAAIREAGRLRLAGQREVAFGPDDLVLHRRKSLPGHPNGMRFEAYDADGALLRDRVYYSVGGGFVVDEAAVGADRVVADATPVAYPFSSAAELLAICERTGLRVSDVMLANELAWRSEDEVRAGLLEIWSVMEACVRNGCAHEGVLPGGLKVPRRAPALHARLTTEGGADDPLRAMDWVNLFALAVNEENAAGGRMVTAPTNGAAGIIPAVLHYYDRFVPGADADGVVRFLLTAGAIGVLFKENASISGAEVGCQGEVGSACSMAAGAFCEVLGGTPEQVENAAEIGIEHNLGLTCDPVGGLVQIPCIERNAIASVKAINAARLALAGTGRHTVSLDRAIKTMRDTGRDMHTKYKETSRGGLAVNVIEC, encoded by the coding sequence GTGGCCCTCAGCGTCTTCGACCTCTACTCCGTGGGCATCGGGCCCTCCTCGTCGCACACGGTGGGCCCGATGCGCGCGGCGAAGCTGTTCGCCGACGGCCTCGTCGCCGACGGGTGCCTGGACCAGGTCGCCCGGGTCCGCGCCGAGCTGTTCGGGTCCCTGGGCGCGACCGGACACGGGCACGGCTCCGAGAAGGCGGTGGTCCTCGGCCTCGAGGGTGAGGAGCCGGCCACCGTCGACATCGCGACGTACGACGCCCGCGTCGCCGCGATCCGGGAGGCCGGTCGGCTGCGGCTCGCCGGGCAGCGCGAGGTCGCCTTCGGCCCCGACGACCTCGTCCTGCACCGCCGCAAGTCGCTCCCCGGCCATCCCAACGGCATGCGCTTCGAGGCGTACGACGCCGACGGCGCCCTGCTGCGCGACCGGGTCTACTACTCGGTCGGTGGCGGGTTCGTCGTGGACGAGGCGGCGGTCGGGGCCGACCGGGTGGTCGCTGACGCCACGCCGGTGGCGTACCCGTTCTCCAGCGCGGCCGAGCTGCTCGCCATCTGCGAGCGGACCGGCCTGCGGGTCAGTGACGTGATGCTGGCCAACGAGCTGGCCTGGCGCTCCGAGGACGAGGTCCGCGCGGGCCTGCTGGAGATCTGGTCGGTCATGGAGGCCTGCGTCCGCAACGGCTGCGCCCACGAGGGCGTGCTGCCCGGCGGGCTCAAGGTTCCCCGGCGGGCGCCCGCCCTCCACGCCCGGCTGACGACGGAGGGCGGCGCGGACGACCCGCTGCGGGCGATGGACTGGGTCAACCTGTTCGCGCTCGCCGTCAACGAGGAGAACGCCGCGGGCGGGCGGATGGTCACCGCGCCCACCAACGGCGCCGCCGGGATCATCCCGGCCGTGCTGCACTACTACGACCGCTTCGTCCCCGGCGCCGATGCCGACGGCGTCGTCCGCTTCCTGCTCACGGCCGGCGCGATCGGCGTCCTCTTCAAGGAGAACGCCTCCATCTCGGGCGCCGAGGTCGGCTGCCAGGGCGAGGTCGGCTCCGCCTGCTCGATGGCCGCAGGCGCCTTCTGCGAGGTCCTGGGCGGGACGCCCGAGCAGGTCGAGAACGCGGCCGAGATCGGCATCGAGCACAACCTCGGCCTCACCTGCGACCCCGTCGGGGGCCTGGTCCAGATCCCCTGCATCGAGCGCAACGCGATCGCGTCGGTGAAGGCGATCAACGCGGCCCGCCTCGCCCTGGCCGGCACCGGCCGGCACACCGTGTCCCTCGACCGGGCGATCAAGACCATGCGCGACACCGGACGCGACATGCACACCAAGTACAAGGAGACATCGCGGGGCGGCCTCGCCGTCAACGTGATCGAGTGCTGA
- a CDS encoding maleylpyruvate isomerase family mycothiol-dependent enzyme yields the protein MTRLDDATYLDHIRTESARFAAVLADFAPDARVPSCPEWDASDLLWHLGEVQHWWHHVVTTRPAPPESYVEPERPASWAGLRSFFDEWHDRFLTELAAADPAEAAWSWSSNPGHHNIAFTYRRQAHEALIHRLDAELAAGTTSPLPADLATDGVDEVLDVMYGGLPEWGRFDGEPLYVEYRTSDTGRSVWAQLGTFSGTAPDGTVRTGEPDQHVVPAPSVAADVVVTGTADRLDGWLWHRFDATGITIDGDPEVWARAAEVLGQAIE from the coding sequence ATGACCCGCCTCGACGACGCGACCTACCTCGACCACATCCGCACGGAGTCCGCCCGGTTCGCCGCCGTGCTGGCCGACTTCGCCCCGGACGCGAGAGTGCCGTCGTGCCCCGAGTGGGACGCCTCCGACCTGCTGTGGCACCTCGGCGAGGTGCAGCACTGGTGGCACCACGTCGTCACCACCCGACCGGCGCCGCCGGAGAGCTACGTCGAGCCCGAGCGGCCGGCCTCCTGGGCCGGGCTGCGGTCCTTCTTCGACGAGTGGCACGACCGCTTCCTCACGGAGCTCGCCGCCGCCGACCCGGCCGAGGCGGCCTGGTCCTGGTCGAGCAACCCCGGCCACCACAACATCGCCTTCACCTACCGCCGCCAGGCGCACGAGGCCCTCATCCACCGCCTCGACGCGGAGCTCGCGGCCGGCACGACCAGCCCGCTCCCGGCCGACCTGGCCACCGACGGCGTCGACGAGGTGCTCGACGTGATGTACGGCGGCCTGCCGGAGTGGGGTCGCTTCGACGGCGAGCCGCTGTACGTCGAGTACCGCACCAGCGACACCGGGCGCTCGGTGTGGGCGCAGCTCGGCACCTTCTCGGGCACGGCGCCCGACGGCACCGTCCGCACCGGGGAGCCCGACCAGCACGTCGTCCCGGCCCCGTCGGTCGCGGCGGACGTCGTGGTCACCGGTACCGCCGACCGGCTCGACGGCTGGCTCTGGCACAGGTTCGACGCCACCGGGATCACGATCGACGGCGACCCGGAGGTGTGGGCGCGGGCGGCCGAGGTGCTGGGGCAGGCGATCGAGTAG
- a CDS encoding zinc-dependent alcohol dehydrogenase family protein, protein MRATTIHAAGDIRVEEVPDPVIKKPTDAIVKVTAGCICGSDLWPYRGENPIRSGATIGHECIGIVEEVGSEVRDFKAGDYVVVPFCHCDNTCANCQAGAQSACVNLGMTASGQAEYARVNQADGSLVATGGTPPDDLLASVLALTDVMPTGWHAAVCAGVRKGGTAVVVGDGAVGLCGVLAASVMGAEKIIAMSRHEPRQEIARAFGATHVVAARGEDGIAEVREITDDIGVDAALECVGTDEAMKTAIGVTRPGGGVGFVGVPHGVELPIRTLFERNIGLRGGIAPVRRYLPELLALVQDRTIDPGKVFDLTLPLEEAPEGYRAMDERRAIKVMLQP, encoded by the coding sequence ATGCGCGCCACGACGATCCACGCCGCCGGAGACATCCGCGTCGAAGAGGTCCCGGACCCGGTCATCAAGAAGCCCACCGACGCGATCGTCAAGGTCACGGCCGGCTGCATCTGCGGCTCCGACCTGTGGCCCTACCGCGGCGAGAACCCGATCCGCTCGGGCGCCACCATCGGCCACGAGTGCATCGGGATCGTCGAGGAGGTCGGCAGCGAGGTCCGCGACTTCAAGGCCGGCGACTACGTCGTCGTACCGTTCTGCCACTGCGACAACACGTGCGCGAACTGCCAGGCCGGCGCCCAGTCGGCGTGCGTCAACCTCGGCATGACGGCCAGCGGCCAGGCGGAGTACGCCCGGGTCAACCAGGCCGACGGAAGCCTCGTCGCGACCGGCGGTACGCCGCCCGACGACCTGCTGGCCTCGGTCCTGGCGCTCACCGACGTGATGCCGACCGGCTGGCACGCGGCCGTGTGCGCAGGCGTGCGCAAGGGCGGGACCGCGGTGGTGGTCGGTGACGGCGCGGTCGGCCTCTGCGGCGTCCTCGCGGCCTCCGTGATGGGCGCGGAGAAGATCATCGCGATGTCGCGCCACGAGCCCCGGCAGGAGATCGCCCGCGCGTTCGGCGCCACCCACGTGGTCGCGGCGCGCGGCGAGGACGGCATCGCCGAGGTCCGGGAGATCACCGACGACATCGGTGTCGACGCGGCCCTCGAGTGCGTCGGCACCGACGAGGCGATGAAGACCGCGATCGGCGTGACCCGCCCCGGCGGCGGCGTCGGTTTCGTCGGCGTCCCGCACGGCGTCGAGCTGCCGATCCGGACCCTCTTCGAGCGCAACATCGGCCTGCGCGGCGGCATCGCCCCGGTCCGGCGCTACCTCCCCGAGCTCCTCGCGCTCGTCCAGGACCGCACCATCGACCCGGGGAAGGTCTTCGACCTGACCCTGCCGCTGGAGGAGGCTCCGGAGGGCTACCGGGCGATGGACGAGCGGCGCGCGATCAAGGTCATGCTGCAGCCCTGA
- a CDS encoding helix-turn-helix domain-containing protein, with translation MTTDESNDDYKGRIGNLIRDARKHRGLTQAQLAERLATSQSAINRIEKGHQNLSLEMLARIGAALDSEIVALGAGPTHLRVKGPTTLSGSIDVKTSKNAGVALLCASLLNRGRTTLRKVARIEEVNRLLEVLDSLGVQTRWINAENDLEIIPPKEFDLTKIDEEAARRTRSVIMFLGPLLHRMDTFELPYAGGCNLGTRTVEPHMSALRPFGLEVKATDGWYHAQANRAIVPGRPIVLTERGDTVTENALMAAALHPGTTVIRNASSNYMVQDLCFYLQALGVEVEGIGTTTLTVTGRESIDVDVDYSPSEDPIEAMSLLAAAIVTRSEITIQRAPIEFLEIELAVLEEMGFRYDRSEEYLAANGRTRLVDITTHASDLVAPRDKIHPMPFPGLNIDNLPFFAVIAAVAEGTTYLNDWVYDNRAIYLTELNKLGGRVTLLDPHRVQIDGPTSWTGTELVCPPALRPAVVVLLAMLASKGTSVLRSTYVIHRGYEDLAERLSSLGAEIETFRDI, from the coding sequence ATGACGACGGACGAGTCGAACGACGACTACAAGGGCCGCATCGGGAACCTGATCCGCGACGCCCGCAAGCACCGGGGCCTGACCCAGGCCCAGCTCGCCGAGCGGCTGGCGACCAGCCAGAGTGCGATCAACCGGATCGAGAAGGGGCACCAGAACCTCTCCCTGGAGATGCTGGCCCGGATCGGCGCCGCCCTCGACTCGGAGATCGTGGCGCTCGGCGCCGGCCCGACCCACCTGCGGGTCAAGGGCCCCACGACGCTGTCCGGCAGCATCGACGTCAAGACCTCGAAGAACGCCGGTGTCGCGCTGCTGTGCGCCTCGCTGCTCAACCGCGGTCGCACGACGCTGCGCAAGGTCGCGCGGATCGAGGAGGTCAACCGCCTGCTCGAGGTGCTCGACAGCCTCGGCGTCCAGACCCGCTGGATCAACGCGGAGAACGACCTCGAGATCATCCCGCCCAAGGAGTTCGACCTCACCAAGATCGACGAGGAGGCCGCGCGGCGTACCCGCTCGGTCATCATGTTCCTCGGTCCCCTTCTGCACCGGATGGACACCTTCGAGCTGCCCTACGCGGGCGGCTGCAACCTCGGCACCCGCACCGTCGAGCCGCACATGTCGGCGCTGCGGCCCTTCGGGCTCGAGGTGAAGGCGACCGACGGGTGGTACCACGCCCAGGCCAACCGCGCGATCGTCCCCGGCCGCCCGATCGTGCTCACCGAGCGCGGCGACACGGTCACCGAGAACGCGCTGATGGCTGCCGCCCTGCACCCCGGCACGACCGTCATCCGCAACGCGTCGTCCAACTACATGGTCCAGGACCTCTGCTTCTACCTGCAGGCGCTCGGCGTCGAGGTCGAGGGCATCGGTACGACGACGCTGACCGTCACCGGCCGCGAGTCCATCGACGTCGACGTCGACTACTCCCCCAGCGAGGACCCGATCGAGGCGATGTCGCTGCTCGCCGCGGCGATCGTGACCCGCTCGGAGATCACCATCCAGCGCGCGCCGATCGAGTTCCTCGAGATCGAGCTCGCCGTGCTGGAGGAGATGGGTTTTCGCTACGACCGCTCCGAGGAGTACCTCGCCGCCAACGGCCGGACCCGGCTCGTCGACATCACGACGCACGCCTCCGACCTGGTCGCCCCGCGCGACAAGATCCACCCGATGCCCTTCCCCGGCCTCAACATCGACAACCTGCCGTTCTTCGCGGTGATCGCCGCGGTCGCCGAGGGCACGACCTACCTCAACGACTGGGTCTACGACAACCGGGCGATCTACCTCACCGAGCTCAACAAGCTCGGCGGCCGGGTGACCCTGCTCGACCCGCACCGGGTCCAGATCGACGGCCCGACCTCGTGGACCGGCACCGAGCTGGTCTGCCCGCCCGCGCTGCGTCCCGCGGTCGTCGTCCTCCTCGCCATGCTGGCCAGCAAGGGCACGTCGGTGCTGCGCAGCACCTATGTCATCCACCGCGGCTACGAGGACCTCGCCGAGCGGTTGAGCTCCCTCGGCGCCGAGATCGAGACGTTCAGAGACATCTGA
- a CDS encoding glycerophosphodiester phosphodiesterase translates to MTYLPKGKVLAFAHRGGAYHPEIEGLENTMAAFRHAAALGYDYLETDVHLTADGVLLAFHDEVLDRVTDQEGAVRDLTLADVRRARIGGREEVPTLVDLLDAFPQARFNIDIKSDDAVAPLAALVRERDLWDRVFIGSFSRRRIRRFRALTDRRVPTAADPWQVVVWRLSPSARIARLLAGDGFAAFQVPHRSGRFVVVTRGLVRRAHAAGLQVHVWTIDDPAEMNELLDLGVDGIFTDRTDLLKDVLQGRGQWWSAQGGAS, encoded by the coding sequence ATGACGTACCTCCCGAAGGGCAAGGTCCTGGCCTTCGCCCACCGCGGCGGTGCCTACCACCCGGAGATCGAGGGCCTCGAGAACACCATGGCGGCCTTCCGCCACGCCGCCGCGCTCGGCTACGACTACCTCGAGACCGATGTCCACCTGACCGCCGACGGCGTCCTGCTGGCGTTCCACGACGAGGTGCTCGACCGCGTCACCGACCAGGAGGGCGCCGTGCGCGACCTGACCCTGGCCGACGTACGACGGGCCCGGATCGGTGGGCGCGAGGAGGTCCCGACCCTGGTCGACCTGCTCGACGCCTTCCCGCAGGCGCGCTTCAACATCGACATCAAGTCCGATGACGCGGTCGCACCGCTGGCGGCGCTGGTGCGGGAGCGCGACCTGTGGGACCGGGTGTTCATCGGCTCCTTCTCCCGGCGCCGGATCCGGCGGTTCCGCGCTCTCACCGATCGTCGGGTGCCGACGGCGGCCGACCCGTGGCAGGTCGTCGTGTGGCGCCTCTCCCCCAGCGCCCGCATCGCCCGGTTGCTGGCCGGGGACGGGTTCGCGGCCTTCCAGGTGCCGCACCGCAGCGGCCGCTTCGTCGTCGTCACGCGCGGCCTGGTCCGCCGGGCGCACGCCGCCGGACTCCAGGTGCACGTGTGGACCATCGACGACCCGGCGGAGATGAACGAGCTGCTCGACCTGGGTGTCGACGGGATCTTCACGGATCGCACCGACCTGCTCAAGGATGTGCTCCAGGGGCGCGGCCAATGGTGGTCCGCGCAGGGAGGGGCGTCATGA
- a CDS encoding MFS transporter, giving the protein MTIADLGPLNRAREQRAWYFTDWAASAFQTTVAGVLFAPYLISVAENAVGEHGRLHVLGLSIAPGSLPSYVITLSTVLSVFFYPVIGAYADRIARKPDLLAAFSWVGAAFAGLLFFMSGENWLFGSIAFIVANLAGGAAIVVSDSILPVISTESERDRVSSVGWAYGYAGGGLLLAVNFAVVSLHDSIGLDKEMAVRLSLLSAAVWWAAFMVIPWRGIKRHQPVAVEAVEGGVLTRSFGQLWATLKDLRNYPVALTFLAAYLFFNDGIQTVINSASTFGTKELGFGDGIVLGTYLLVQLVGIGGAILFARVAGRYGAKRVILVGLVGWMGIVTVALVVPDKSVLPFLALGVAIGLVLGGTQALARSYFSLFIPRGKEAEYFSLYHAMDRGTSWFGTLTFGLVYQFTDSYRPAIFALIAFFVVGGLLLLRVDTARGIREAGNTAPPVI; this is encoded by the coding sequence ATGACGATCGCGGACCTGGGACCGCTCAACCGCGCGCGCGAGCAGCGTGCGTGGTACTTCACCGACTGGGCCGCCTCGGCGTTCCAGACGACCGTCGCAGGCGTGCTCTTCGCGCCCTACCTGATCTCGGTGGCGGAGAACGCCGTCGGCGAGCACGGGCGGCTGCACGTGCTCGGCCTGTCGATCGCGCCGGGCTCCCTGCCGTCGTACGTCATCACGCTCTCGACGGTGCTGAGCGTCTTCTTCTACCCCGTGATCGGCGCGTACGCGGACCGGATCGCGCGCAAGCCGGACCTCCTCGCCGCCTTCTCCTGGGTGGGCGCGGCGTTCGCCGGGCTGCTGTTCTTCATGAGCGGCGAGAACTGGCTCTTCGGCAGCATCGCCTTCATCGTCGCCAACCTGGCCGGCGGCGCCGCCATCGTCGTCAGCGACTCGATCCTGCCGGTCATCTCGACCGAGAGCGAGCGCGACCGGGTGTCGTCGGTCGGCTGGGCCTACGGGTACGCCGGCGGTGGGCTGCTGCTCGCGGTGAACTTCGCCGTCGTGAGCCTCCACGACTCGATCGGCCTCGACAAGGAGATGGCCGTCCGCCTCTCCCTGCTCTCGGCCGCGGTCTGGTGGGCGGCGTTCATGGTCATCCCGTGGCGCGGCATCAAGCGGCACCAGCCGGTCGCCGTGGAGGCGGTCGAGGGCGGCGTGCTGACCCGGTCCTTCGGCCAGCTGTGGGCGACCCTGAAGGATCTGCGCAACTACCCCGTCGCGCTCACCTTCCTGGCCGCCTACCTGTTCTTCAACGACGGCATCCAGACGGTCATCAACTCCGCGTCGACCTTCGGCACCAAGGAGCTCGGCTTCGGCGACGGCATCGTGCTCGGCACCTACCTGCTGGTGCAGCTGGTCGGCATCGGCGGCGCGATCCTCTTCGCCCGCGTCGCCGGCCGGTACGGCGCCAAGCGGGTGATCCTGGTCGGCCTGGTCGGCTGGATGGGCATCGTCACGGTCGCGCTCGTCGTGCCCGACAAGAGCGTGCTGCCGTTCCTGGCCCTCGGCGTGGCCATCGGCCTCGTGCTCGGTGGCACCCAGGCGCTGGCCAGGTCGTACTTCTCGCTGTTCATCCCCCGCGGCAAGGAGGCGGAGTACTTCAGCCTCTACCACGCCATGGACCGCGGGACGTCGTGGTTCGGGACGCTGACCTTCGGCCTCGTCTACCAGTTCACCGACTCCTACCGGCCGGCGATCTTCGCCCTGATCGCGTTCTTCGTCGTCGGCGGCCTGCTCCTGCTCCGCGTGGACACCGCACGCGGCATCCGCGAGGCGGGCAACACCGCTCCCCCGGTGATCTGA
- a CDS encoding RNA polymerase-binding protein RbpA, translating into MAERTLRGARLGGQSFEDERGIEFAARQQVGYRCPQGHEFEITMSIEAEVPAIWECPRCGLEAESTAGIEREVKVEKPQRTHWDMLLERRSEKELEEILTERLELLRGGEIGPAHLHRANARKKKPAKA; encoded by the coding sequence ATGGCTGAGCGGACACTGCGTGGCGCCCGACTGGGGGGCCAGTCGTTCGAGGACGAGCGCGGCATCGAGTTCGCGGCCCGGCAGCAGGTGGGTTACCGCTGTCCCCAGGGTCACGAGTTCGAGATCACGATGTCGATCGAGGCCGAGGTGCCGGCGATCTGGGAGTGCCCGCGCTGCGGGCTCGAGGCCGAGAGCACGGCCGGCATCGAGCGTGAGGTCAAGGTCGAGAAGCCGCAGCGCACCCACTGGGACATGTTGCTGGAGCGGCGCTCGGAGAAGGAGCTCGAGGAGATCCTGACCGAGCGGCTCGAGCTGCTGCGCGGCGGCGAGATCGGCCCGGCGCACCTGCACCGCGCCAACGCGCGCAAGAAGAAGCCGGCGAAGGCCTAG
- a CDS encoding FxsA family protein: MSRRGRRAAVLLILAFVVMPILEIYVLIQVGQAIGPWWTILLLVLDSIIGAWLIKREGRRAWQALREQVETGRMPHKELADGALVVLGGAFMLSPGFVTDALGILLILPVTRPLFRGLLVAYAGRQVVRRTGFGPGGSTAPGNGTRPGPEVVQGEVVDD, translated from the coding sequence ATGAGCCGCCGCGGCCGGCGAGCAGCAGTCCTGCTGATCCTCGCCTTCGTCGTAATGCCGATCCTGGAGATCTACGTGCTCATCCAGGTCGGCCAGGCCATCGGCCCCTGGTGGACCATCCTGCTGCTCGTCCTCGACAGCATCATCGGCGCCTGGCTGATCAAGCGGGAGGGCCGGCGCGCCTGGCAGGCGCTGCGTGAGCAGGTCGAGACCGGCCGGATGCCGCACAAGGAGCTGGCCGACGGTGCGCTCGTCGTGCTCGGCGGGGCGTTCATGCTCAGTCCGGGGTTCGTCACGGACGCGCTCGGCATCCTGCTGATCCTGCCGGTGACGCGGCCGTTGTTCCGCGGACTGCTGGTGGCGTACGCCGGCCGCCAGGTCGTGCGGCGTACCGGCTTCGGTCCGGGCGGGTCCACCGCGCCCGGAAATGGCACTCGCCCCGGGCCAGAGGTGGTCCAGGGCGAGGTCGTCGACGACTGA
- a CDS encoding polyprenol monophosphomannose synthase, whose translation MLVDHTPDLGRVVMVVPTYNEADNIAWIVGRLRAAQPSLDVLVVDDGSPDGTGDIADGLAATDPQVHVLHRTTKGGLGAAYLAGFAWALERGYDVIGEMDADGSHQPEQLQRLLTGLLDADLVIGSRWIPGGSVVNWPWEREVLSRGGNLYVRMLLGIKVRDATAGYRLFRRTTLEKIHLDEVRSTGYVFQTDLVTRTLRAGLTVREVPIEFVERVRGESKMSGQVAVESLKRITAWGIRERWARVKGRPATGRELVSSR comes from the coding sequence ATGCTTGTTGACCACACCCCCGACCTCGGACGTGTCGTGATGGTCGTGCCCACCTACAACGAGGCGGACAACATCGCCTGGATCGTGGGGCGGCTGCGCGCCGCCCAGCCGTCCCTCGACGTCCTCGTCGTCGACGACGGCTCACCGGACGGCACGGGCGACATCGCCGACGGCCTGGCTGCCACCGACCCGCAGGTCCACGTCCTGCACCGCACGACCAAGGGCGGTCTCGGCGCGGCGTACCTCGCCGGCTTCGCCTGGGCGCTCGAGCGCGGCTACGACGTCATCGGCGAGATGGACGCCGACGGCTCCCACCAGCCCGAGCAGCTGCAGCGCCTGCTCACCGGCCTGCTCGACGCCGACCTGGTCATCGGGTCGCGCTGGATCCCCGGCGGATCCGTCGTCAACTGGCCGTGGGAGCGCGAGGTCCTCTCCCGGGGCGGCAACCTCTACGTGCGGATGCTGCTCGGCATCAAGGTCCGCGACGCCACGGCCGGCTACCGGCTGTTCCGCCGCACCACCCTGGAGAAGATCCACCTCGACGAGGTGCGCTCGACAGGCTACGTCTTCCAGACCGACCTCGTGACGCGCACCCTGCGCGCCGGCCTGACCGTGCGTGAGGTGCCGATCGAGTTCGTCGAGCGCGTGCGCGGCGAGTCGAAGATGAGCGGCCAGGTCGCCGTGGAGTCCCTCAAGCGGATCACCGCCTGGGGCATCCGCGAGCGCTGGGCGCGGGTCAAGGGCCGCCCCGCAACCGGGCGGGAGCTGGTCTCCAGCCGATGA